The Exiguobacterium mexicanum genome includes a window with the following:
- a CDS encoding deoxyribonuclease IV encodes MLKIGSHVSVSGKKMLLAGSEEAVSYGANTMMVYTGAPQNTRRKPIEDLNIEAALAHMAAHDINEIVVHAPYIINLGNTTKPETFELAVSFLAAEIKRAEALQVARHVVLHPGAHVGAGEDVGLARIIEGLNEVLTGDETVKIALETMAGKGSELGKTFEELATIIDGVTHNDRLSVCFDTCHVHDAGYDLVGDLDGVIEQFDQIVGLDRLGVIHVNDSKNVRGAKKDRHENIGYGEIGFDTLNRIIHHEAFTHLPKILETPYIPISEKTKVAPYKQEIEMFRANRFDAEWREQFTLAHQ; translated from the coding sequence ATGTTAAAAATTGGTTCCCACGTTTCTGTATCCGGTAAGAAAATGTTGCTCGCTGGCAGTGAAGAAGCCGTCTCATACGGCGCTAACACGATGATGGTATATACGGGTGCGCCCCAAAACACACGGCGCAAGCCAATCGAGGATTTGAATATCGAGGCGGCGCTCGCCCATATGGCGGCGCACGACATCAACGAGATCGTCGTCCATGCCCCGTATATCATCAACTTGGGCAACACGACGAAACCGGAGACGTTCGAACTCGCCGTCTCGTTTTTGGCCGCCGAAATCAAACGGGCCGAAGCGCTCCAAGTCGCACGTCACGTCGTCCTTCACCCGGGCGCGCATGTCGGTGCAGGGGAAGACGTCGGCTTGGCCCGCATCATCGAAGGCTTGAACGAGGTGCTCACCGGTGACGAGACCGTGAAAATCGCACTTGAGACGATGGCCGGAAAAGGCAGCGAACTCGGCAAGACGTTCGAAGAACTGGCAACGATCATCGACGGGGTGACGCACAACGACCGGCTCTCGGTCTGTTTCGACACATGTCACGTTCATGACGCGGGTTATGACCTCGTCGGCGATTTGGACGGTGTCATTGAACAGTTCGACCAAATCGTCGGACTGGACCGTCTCGGCGTCATCCACGTCAACGATTCGAAGAACGTGCGCGGCGCGAAAAAAGACCGTCACGAGAATATCGGCTATGGCGAAATCGGCTTCGACACGTTGAACCGGATCATCCACCACGAGGCGTTCACCCACTTGCCAAAAATTTTGGAGACGCCGTATATCCCGATCAGTGAGAAAACGAAAGTGGCACCATACAAACAAGAGATCGAGATGTTCCGGGCGAACCGATTCGATGCCGAATGGCGCGAACAGTTCACGCTCGCGCACCAGTAA
- a CDS encoding Fur family transcriptional regulator: MKETEQLARLQSSSLKVTPKRIEMFAFLAAEERYVSAKDVLDYMRSKHPTMSFDTVYRNLKSFAEEGLLEATELNGEKAFRVTCGSNHHHHHLICRGCGKTKLLELCPMRYVETLDPDFEVVDHKFEIYGYCKQCK, translated from the coding sequence ATGAAGGAAACTGAACAGTTGGCCCGCTTGCAGTCCTCGTCGCTCAAAGTGACGCCGAAACGGATCGAGATGTTTGCCTTTCTCGCAGCGGAAGAACGCTATGTCAGTGCGAAAGACGTCCTCGATTATATGCGCTCAAAGCATCCGACGATGAGTTTTGACACGGTGTACCGCAACTTGAAATCGTTCGCCGAAGAAGGTCTGCTCGAGGCGACCGAGTTGAACGGGGAAAAAGCGTTCCGTGTCACCTGCGGATCGAATCATCACCATCACCATCTCATTTGTCGAGGTTGTGGTAAGACGAAGTTGCTCGAACTCTGTCCGATGCGCTACGTCGAGACGCTCGACCCTGATTTTGAAGTCGTCGATCATAAATTCGAGATTTATGGGTATTGTAAACAATGTAAGTGA
- a CDS encoding NAD(P)H-hydrate dehydratase — MIYTAAEIKQADETALRHGMPADVLMERAASALAARLTFKSRTSVLVVCGAGNNGGDGWVVARELAQRGHAVTVYAPFGEPKSTEGSRHAQYARQFVTVSDEPQDADHVIDALFGVGFHGPVTGKARDVITWIRKQQAPVVAIDVPSGVPSDDAINFDGHAVEAEMTFSLHGYKRSAFLKRTAPYYGKVEVVEIGLPHTSRWRVLTGLDFDRNLLERDSYSHKNTYGHGRLIGGSRHLIGAPFLAARSALRTGVGLLDLAIPHEALALASSLPEAMYYDIDELPDKDYAATAIGPGLIDDERLERLWPLISNVSAPLIVDAGALTKERLEASGPLTLTPHPGELARLIDKSVDEIEANRFQVASEFAMTHGVHLILKGTFTLIVNPDGTGAVNTVEASALAKGGSGDVLTGMLLALWARTDRLQTDKSPNEQAVLWHALAARKASEQVHPASVLATDVIEAIGRI, encoded by the coding sequence ATGATTTACACGGCAGCTGAAATCAAGCAGGCCGATGAGACGGCGCTCCGACATGGCATGCCGGCTGACGTCTTGATGGAACGGGCGGCCTCGGCCTTGGCGGCACGTCTTACCTTCAAGTCGAGAACGTCCGTCCTCGTCGTCTGTGGAGCGGGCAACAATGGGGGAGACGGTTGGGTCGTGGCGCGCGAATTGGCGCAACGAGGTCATGCCGTCACTGTCTATGCCCCGTTCGGTGAACCGAAATCGACAGAAGGCAGCAGGCATGCACAGTACGCGCGACAGTTTGTCACGGTCAGCGATGAGCCGCAAGACGCCGATCACGTCATCGATGCATTGTTCGGAGTCGGTTTCCATGGTCCGGTCACGGGTAAGGCCCGTGACGTGATCACATGGATACGCAAGCAACAAGCACCCGTCGTGGCAATCGATGTCCCGTCCGGAGTCCCGAGTGACGACGCAATCAACTTTGACGGTCACGCCGTTGAGGCGGAGATGACGTTTTCGCTCCACGGCTATAAGCGAAGCGCGTTTTTAAAACGGACCGCGCCGTATTACGGCAAGGTCGAGGTCGTTGAGATCGGACTGCCGCATACGTCAAGATGGCGCGTGCTGACCGGATTAGACTTTGACCGCAACCTACTCGAACGGGATTCCTATAGTCATAAAAATACGTATGGCCACGGTCGCTTGATTGGCGGAAGTCGTCATTTGATCGGCGCCCCGTTCTTGGCGGCACGGTCGGCGCTCCGGACGGGAGTCGGTCTGCTCGATTTGGCCATCCCGCATGAGGCGCTCGCGCTCGCCTCGAGTTTGCCGGAGGCAATGTATTACGACATCGACGAGTTGCCGGACAAGGACTACGCTGCCACGGCGATCGGTCCTGGCCTCATCGATGACGAGCGTCTCGAGCGATTGTGGCCACTCATCAGCAATGTGAGCGCGCCGCTCATCGTCGATGCCGGAGCGCTGACGAAAGAGCGTCTCGAGGCATCTGGCCCGCTCACGCTGACTCCGCATCCGGGTGAACTGGCGCGCTTGATCGATAAATCAGTCGACGAGATCGAAGCGAATCGATTTCAGGTTGCCTCAGAATTTGCGATGACGCACGGGGTCCATCTCATCTTGAAAGGGACGTTTACCCTCATCGTCAATCCGGATGGTACCGGGGCGGTCAATACGGTCGAGGCTTCAGCGCTCGCGAAAGGTGGTAGTGGGGACGTGTTGACGGGGATGTTGCTCGCGTTATGGGCGAGAACGGACCGCTTACAAACCGACAAGTCCCCGAATGAGCAAGCGGTTCTCTGGCATGCGCTCGCGGCGAGAAAGGCGAGCGAACAGGTTCATCCGGCGAGCGTGCTCGCGACCGATGTCATCGAAGCGATCGGACGCATCTAA
- a CDS encoding DEAD/DEAH box helicase — protein sequence MYRLNSFQQFKLLPFIVDALTEKRITVPTDIQARIIPAAMNGRDIIGKSQTGTGKTLAFLLPILEAIDPKEESVQAIVVAPTRELAWQIHEELKTLLVKQPDYIKTSLIVGGTDRERQIDKMKNPPQLIIGTPGRLLDLMKVQALFPHKVTHFVVDEADQMLDMGFLPEVDRIAQALPEKLQTMVFSATIPEKLQPFLKKYLHDPRYAEASEEHRVVPKIKHHVIPVRHRDRKALTVEIAKAINPFVCLVFTNTKQDADELETSFREAGLNVGTLHGDMQARRRKQAIKDINDAKYQFVIATDLAARGIDIKGVSHVINFGIPKDLDFYTHRVGRTGRAGETGEAYTLYEDHENGPINRLEERGFTFKHVDVKNGSLQEIKTRKRRTTDRKMKVSQTAHSRMAGEIKKAKKKVKPGYKKKFKYKLKETASREHMQSQRKERREVRKKNRR from the coding sequence GTGTATCGATTGAACAGCTTCCAACAGTTCAAATTGTTACCGTTTATCGTCGATGCCTTGACAGAAAAGCGCATCACAGTACCGACGGACATTCAAGCCCGGATTATTCCGGCTGCGATGAATGGCCGCGATATCATTGGGAAATCACAAACCGGGACGGGGAAGACGCTTGCGTTCCTCTTACCTATTTTAGAAGCAATTGATCCGAAAGAAGAATCGGTCCAAGCCATCGTCGTCGCACCGACGCGCGAACTCGCTTGGCAGATTCACGAAGAGTTGAAAACGCTCCTCGTCAAACAGCCGGACTATATTAAAACAAGTTTGATTGTCGGAGGAACTGACCGGGAACGACAAATCGACAAGATGAAAAACCCACCACAACTGATCATCGGGACACCAGGTCGTCTACTCGACTTGATGAAAGTCCAAGCATTATTCCCGCACAAAGTTACACACTTCGTCGTCGACGAAGCCGACCAAATGCTCGACATGGGCTTCTTGCCTGAAGTCGACCGCATCGCGCAGGCGTTGCCAGAGAAACTTCAAACGATGGTTTTCTCAGCGACGATTCCTGAGAAGCTGCAACCGTTCTTGAAGAAATATTTGCATGACCCGCGTTACGCCGAGGCGAGTGAAGAGCACCGCGTCGTTCCGAAAATCAAGCATCACGTCATCCCGGTCCGACATCGTGACCGCAAGGCGTTGACGGTCGAGATCGCAAAAGCGATCAACCCGTTCGTCTGTCTCGTGTTCACGAACACGAAACAAGATGCGGATGAGTTGGAGACGTCGTTCCGCGAGGCGGGACTCAACGTCGGTACGCTTCATGGGGACATGCAAGCCCGTCGCCGGAAGCAAGCGATCAAAGACATCAACGACGCGAAATATCAGTTCGTGATCGCCACCGACTTGGCGGCGCGCGGCATCGATATTAAAGGTGTGTCGCACGTCATCAACTTCGGGATTCCGAAAGACCTCGACTTCTATACGCACCGTGTCGGCCGAACGGGCCGCGCTGGTGAGACGGGTGAAGCGTACACGTTGTACGAAGATCACGAGAACGGTCCGATCAATCGACTCGAAGAGCGTGGTTTCACGTTCAAACATGTCGATGTGAAAAACGGATCACTTCAAGAGATCAAGACACGCAAACGCCGCACGACCGACCGGAAGATGAAAGTCTCGCAAACGGCGCATAGCCGGATGGCGGGCGAAATCAAGAAGGCGAAGAAAAAGGTCAAGCCTGGTTACAAGAAGAAGTTCAAATACAAATTGAAAGAGACGGCCTCACGTGAGCATATGCAGAGCCAACGTAAGGAACGTCGCGAAGTTCGTAAAAAGAACCGACGCTAA
- a CDS encoding metal ABC transporter permease encodes MIADLFTYSFLRYAFIAAVVIGFTAPLIGSFVVVRRMSLIADALSHMTLAGISFSLFLGQYVLLFNELNPLYLGTLVSVLAALGLNWLRGKYVHFQELSIPIMMSAGMGLSAIFISLSRGFSIDLSTLLFGSISAVSLSDIWLILAVAGITLLVIVMFYKQLLFLSFDEEQAKVSGLPSTILHVLFMFVVALVIAVSMRIVGTLLVSSLITLPVAAALRFTNSFKQTILWSIVFGEVATIGGLVLAYELDVAPGGVIVLLAVLILAVVMLAERFGIARKKEVRYEGN; translated from the coding sequence ATGATTGCGGATCTGTTTACGTACAGCTTTTTACGTTATGCGTTCATCGCAGCCGTCGTCATCGGGTTCACCGCACCGCTCATCGGCTCATTTGTCGTCGTCAGACGGATGAGCCTGATTGCCGACGCGCTATCCCACATGACGCTTGCCGGAATATCGTTCAGTCTATTTCTCGGACAGTACGTTTTACTGTTCAACGAGTTGAATCCCCTTTACCTCGGGACGCTCGTATCCGTCCTCGCAGCACTCGGGCTGAACTGGCTTCGCGGGAAATATGTGCACTTCCAAGAGTTGTCGATTCCCATCATGATGTCGGCAGGGATGGGGCTTAGTGCCATCTTCATCTCGCTATCGCGTGGATTTTCAATCGATTTGTCGACGCTGTTGTTCGGATCGATTTCTGCGGTCAGTCTGTCGGATATTTGGTTGATTTTGGCGGTGGCCGGTATCACCTTGCTCGTCATCGTCATGTTTTATAAACAGCTGTTGTTCTTGTCGTTCGATGAGGAACAAGCCAAAGTGTCCGGTTTGCCGAGCACGATATTGCATGTGTTGTTCATGTTCGTCGTCGCACTCGTCATCGCAGTCAGCATGCGCATCGTCGGTACGCTTCTCGTATCGAGTCTCATTACGCTGCCGGTCGCGGCTGCACTCCGGTTCACAAACAGCTTTAAACAGACGATTCTTTGGTCGATCGTCTTCGGTGAGGTTGCGACAATCGGTGGGCTCGTGCTCGCCTATGAACTTGATGTCGCCCCAGGCGGTGTCATCGTTTTGCTCGCCGTCTTGATTTTGGCCGTCGTCATGTTGGCCGAGCGATTCGGGATCGCCCGGAAAAAGGAGGTTCGCTATGAAGGAAACTGA
- a CDS encoding Ppx/GppA family phosphatase, producing the protein MEKKLAVIDIGSNSIRNVIFEVNGHGQYFERLNVKEVARLSSHITDDNELSDSGIEALIETLNHFRWLNDHHGVKEVLPVATAAIRNASNSEAILEEVRQATGMEIRLLSDYEEAFYGYSAIVNSTYIEDGYSVDIGGGSMEVTYFKDRELVFYHSFPFGAVTLTEDFMKGDTLSKDERKQLTSFLKKSFKDIDWLVPHGIPLVGVGGTARNLVRVEQSLSLFPLEGIHQYTIGADRLHEVVDELIDMSSKQLGRLDGLSKDRIDIIAPAVTAIDELAKYLKVPEFMMSNNGLREGLFYEYYLKENNLVRFGDVKEESFRHFEKQYDVDPIRHKHLIHLARQIYTGLIETKTIKPKPFEPSLLEGACRLAYVGEYIDHNNKSDHTFHLITTNDFKGMNNEDRLALALVTSYKSRRLLEQHIEGFPEWFDSKMLKSLELLGSIVKLVDALDLTERQVVEDIDVSSTDEGLVFTLHTHSSPRFEVQRGIRHKKHLERAIDQTIELRVEERDS; encoded by the coding sequence GTGGAGAAAAAGCTAGCAGTCATCGATATCGGATCGAACTCGATTCGAAACGTCATCTTTGAAGTGAACGGGCACGGCCAATATTTCGAACGACTGAACGTAAAAGAAGTGGCCCGGTTATCGAGTCATATTACCGACGACAATGAACTGTCCGATTCCGGCATCGAGGCGCTCATCGAGACGCTCAACCATTTCCGCTGGTTGAACGATCATCATGGAGTTAAAGAAGTACTGCCGGTCGCGACAGCCGCCATCCGTAACGCCAGCAATTCTGAAGCCATCTTAGAGGAAGTGCGACAGGCGACAGGGATGGAGATTCGACTGTTGAGCGATTATGAAGAAGCCTTTTACGGCTATTCAGCCATCGTCAATTCGACGTATATCGAGGATGGCTATTCGGTCGACATCGGCGGCGGTTCGATGGAAGTGACGTACTTCAAAGACCGTGAACTCGTCTTCTATCACAGTTTTCCATTCGGCGCCGTCACGTTGACCGAAGACTTCATGAAAGGTGACACGCTCTCAAAAGACGAGCGCAAGCAACTGACGTCGTTTTTGAAGAAGTCGTTCAAAGACATCGACTGGCTCGTGCCGCATGGCATTCCGCTCGTCGGAGTCGGAGGGACCGCTCGAAACCTCGTCCGGGTCGAACAGTCGCTATCGTTGTTCCCGCTCGAAGGCATCCATCAATACACGATCGGAGCCGACCGCTTGCATGAAGTCGTCGATGAGCTCATCGATATGTCGAGTAAACAGTTGGGCCGGCTTGACGGGTTGTCGAAAGACCGAATCGATATCATCGCCCCGGCTGTGACCGCCATCGATGAACTGGCGAAATATTTGAAAGTGCCTGAGTTCATGATGAGCAATAACGGACTACGCGAGGGCTTGTTCTATGAGTACTACTTAAAGGAAAACAATCTGGTCCGTTTCGGTGACGTCAAAGAAGAAAGTTTCCGTCACTTCGAGAAACAGTATGACGTCGACCCAATCCGGCACAAACATTTGATTCACTTGGCCCGTCAAATTTATACCGGCCTGATTGAAACAAAGACGATCAAACCGAAACCGTTCGAACCCAGCCTGTTAGAAGGGGCCTGTCGCCTCGCCTACGTCGGGGAATACATCGACCATAACAACAAGAGTGACCACACGTTCCACTTGATCACGACGAACGACTTTAAAGGGATGAACAATGAGGACCGGCTCGCACTCGCCTTGGTGACGTCATATAAATCGCGCCGCCTGCTCGAACAACACATCGAGGGCTTCCCGGAATGGTTCGACTCGAAGATGTTGAAGAGCTTAGAGCTGCTCGGCTCGATCGTCAAACTCGTCGATGCGCTCGATTTGACCGAACGTCAAGTCGTCGAGGACATCGACGTCTCTTCGACGGACGAGGGACTCGTCTTCACGCTTCATACGCACAGCTCGCCGCGTTTTGAAGTCCAGCGCGGCATCCGTCATAAAAAACATTTGGAACGTGCCATCGACCAAACTATCGAGTTACGTGTAGAGGAGAGAGATTCATGA
- a CDS encoding DUF1427 family protein: MQEILLSLLAGLICGMIFTALKLPLPAPPVLPGVIGIFGVFLGMKVYQFALANWPF, from the coding sequence ATGCAAGAAATCCTATTGTCATTGCTCGCTGGTCTCATTTGTGGCATGATTTTCACGGCCTTGAAGTTGCCGCTCCCTGCCCCGCCGGTCTTACCGGGCGTCATCGGCATCTTCGGTGTGTTTCTTGGGATGAAAGTATATCAATTCGCACTCGCGAACTGGCCATTTTAA
- a CDS encoding RNA degradosome polyphosphate kinase: MTIYLPEHFNNRELSWLSFNERVLQEAMDERNPLMERLKFLGIFSSNLDEFYMVRFGGLKDEVLAGFNRPEDKAGLTPKQQIKAISIKAQELVEVQYATYKKIVKQLASENVRFLRPKHLNKEQLDFVKLYFRTHVFPVLTPIAVDAYRPFPMLLSKSLNIAVEIASTDEGKKRLALVQVPAVLPRYLELPTEDEDHTDLMLLEDVIIQFIDSLFKGFEVESTMPFRITRNADMPFHEEESRDVLKQIEKELKKRRYGVAIRLEVQQRSLSKELLFMLQDVLDLHDRDIFLVDGPIDLTFLFGVYNKIGIEYDDMINETLIPFVPEGLEPGKDLFQALLKRDYLLHHPYHSFDPIVRFIAQAAKDPNVLAIKQTLYRVSGDSPIIKALTDAAESGKQVTVLVELKARFDEEKNIQWAKQLEKAGAHVIYGYKELKTHSKITLVVRILEGGVLQRFVHLGTGNYNDSTAKLYTDIGLLTTNEELAEDATNFFNWLSGYGERPSWHKFETSPDDMHDFFLQKIDEEIKLHEKYGNGRIVAKMNSITDKPIITKLYDASQAGVKIDLIIRGICCLRPGIKGISDNIRVVSIIDRYLEHSRIFYFYQNGKEDLYCSSADWMTRNMRKRIEILFPILDAGHKSYIKDMLALQLVDNVKARIQRADGSYVYLKQEAGQERIQSQIIIHQYTGGRWNNIPSVFEREPSNWAEREVLRLRAENEKMTDD, translated from the coding sequence ATGACCATCTACTTACCCGAACATTTCAATAACCGCGAGCTCAGTTGGCTGAGCTTCAACGAACGCGTCCTCCAAGAAGCGATGGACGAACGCAACCCGCTCATGGAACGGTTGAAGTTTCTCGGCATCTTCAGTTCGAACCTCGACGAGTTTTACATGGTCCGTTTCGGCGGATTGAAAGATGAAGTGCTCGCCGGCTTCAACCGTCCGGAAGACAAGGCCGGATTGACACCGAAACAGCAAATCAAAGCCATCTCTATCAAAGCTCAGGAACTCGTGGAGGTCCAGTACGCGACATATAAGAAAATCGTCAAACAGCTCGCCTCGGAGAACGTCCGCTTCCTACGCCCGAAACATTTGAACAAAGAACAGCTCGACTTCGTCAAGTTATACTTCCGGACTCACGTCTTCCCGGTGTTGACGCCGATTGCCGTCGACGCTTATCGACCGTTCCCGATGCTGTTGTCCAAATCACTCAATATCGCCGTCGAGATCGCCTCGACCGATGAAGGCAAAAAACGGCTCGCCCTCGTCCAGGTACCTGCCGTGTTGCCGCGTTATCTCGAATTGCCGACAGAGGACGAGGACCATACCGATTTGATGTTGCTCGAGGACGTCATCATCCAGTTCATCGACTCGCTGTTCAAAGGTTTTGAAGTCGAGTCGACGATGCCGTTCCGGATCACACGGAACGCGGATATGCCGTTCCATGAGGAAGAAAGCCGCGACGTCCTTAAACAGATTGAAAAAGAGTTGAAGAAACGGCGTTATGGTGTCGCGATACGCCTTGAGGTTCAGCAACGGTCGCTCAGTAAAGAGCTATTGTTCATGCTTCAAGACGTGCTCGACTTGCATGACCGCGACATCTTCCTCGTCGACGGCCCAATCGATTTGACGTTCCTGTTTGGGGTGTATAACAAGATTGGTATCGAATACGATGACATGATCAATGAGACGCTCATCCCGTTCGTCCCAGAAGGACTCGAGCCGGGGAAAGACTTGTTCCAAGCGTTACTCAAACGCGACTATTTGCTCCACCACCCGTACCATTCGTTCGACCCGATCGTCCGCTTCATCGCCCAAGCCGCCAAAGACCCGAACGTGCTCGCCATCAAGCAGACGCTCTATCGTGTCTCTGGTGACTCACCGATTATCAAGGCGTTGACCGACGCCGCCGAGAGCGGGAAACAAGTGACCGTTCTCGTCGAATTGAAGGCCCGGTTCGACGAGGAGAAGAACATCCAATGGGCGAAGCAGCTCGAGAAGGCCGGCGCCCACGTCATTTATGGCTATAAGGAGTTGAAGACACACTCGAAGATCACGCTCGTCGTCCGCATCTTAGAAGGCGGGGTGCTGCAGCGGTTCGTTCATCTCGGTACCGGCAACTATAACGACTCGACCGCCAAACTGTACACAGACATCGGTTTGTTGACAACAAATGAAGAACTCGCCGAAGATGCGACCAACTTCTTCAACTGGCTCTCCGGTTACGGCGAACGCCCGTCATGGCACAAGTTCGAGACGTCACCGGACGACATGCACGACTTCTTCCTTCAAAAGATTGACGAAGAGATTAAACTGCATGAGAAATACGGGAACGGTCGCATCGTCGCCAAGATGAACTCGATCACCGACAAGCCGATCATCACAAAACTGTATGACGCCTCACAGGCCGGGGTCAAAATCGATTTGATCATCCGTGGCATCTGTTGTTTACGTCCCGGGATTAAAGGCATCTCGGATAATATCCGCGTCGTGTCCATCATCGACCGGTATTTGGAGCACTCGCGCATCTTCTACTTCTATCAAAACGGGAAAGAAGACTTGTATTGCTCATCGGCCGACTGGATGACGCGCAACATGCGCAAACGGATCGAGATCCTCTTCCCGATTCTTGACGCGGGACACAAGTCATACATCAAAGATATGCTCGCGCTGCAACTCGTCGATAACGTGAAAGCGAGAATCCAGCGTGCTGACGGCAGTTACGTCTATTTGAAACAAGAGGCCGGACAAGAGCGCATCCAATCACAAATCATCATCCATCAATACACGGGCGGACGTTGGAACAACATCCCGAGCGTGTTTGAGCGCGAACCGTCGAACTGGGCCGAACGGGAAGTCCTCCGCTTGCGAGCCGAAAACGAGAAAATGACAGATGACTGA
- a CDS encoding metal ABC transporter ATP-binding protein: MTTSVVKLNHVSYHYDGTAALQDVSIDIKQGDFVAVVGENGSGKSTLIRTILGLLSPQTGTVELFGRPQGQFKDKSRISYVSQKAASFNSGFPVTVEEVVAMGRYGRLGLFKRLNIEDKAAIQNALETVNMWQFRHRKIGSLSGGQQQRVFIARAIVNQPDLLILDEPTVGVDQKHLRDFYEVLHLLREHTTCTFILVTHDLNIVTDLVTKVVHLDHGRMACNCGLKEYSELGELTAIKPYPVKVLVHEGTS, encoded by the coding sequence ATGACGACATCCGTCGTAAAATTAAATCATGTTTCCTATCACTACGATGGGACCGCCGCGCTACAGGACGTGTCCATCGATATTAAACAAGGCGACTTCGTTGCTGTCGTCGGGGAGAACGGATCCGGGAAATCGACATTGATTCGAACGATTCTCGGACTGTTATCCCCACAAACCGGGACAGTGGAACTATTTGGACGCCCTCAAGGCCAGTTCAAAGACAAGTCCCGTATCAGTTACGTTTCCCAAAAAGCGGCATCGTTTAACTCGGGTTTTCCGGTGACGGTCGAGGAAGTCGTTGCCATGGGCCGCTATGGACGGCTCGGTTTGTTCAAGCGTTTGAACATCGAGGATAAGGCGGCCATTCAAAACGCCCTTGAGACAGTCAACATGTGGCAGTTCCGGCATCGGAAGATCGGTAGCTTGTCTGGTGGGCAACAACAGCGCGTCTTTATCGCCCGGGCCATCGTCAATCAGCCGGACCTGCTGATCTTGGATGAGCCGACGGTCGGCGTCGACCAGAAGCATTTGCGCGACTTCTACGAAGTGCTTCATCTGTTGCGTGAACATACGACATGTACGTTCATTCTGGTCACCCATGACTTGAACATCGTCACCGACCTCGTCACGAAAGTCGTCCATCTCGACCATGGACGGATGGCGTGCAACTGTGGATTGAAAGAATATAGTGAACTCGGCGAATTGACCGCGATCAAGCCATATCCGGTCAAAGTGCTCGTCCATGAAGGTACGTCATGA